In Arthrobacter sp. CDRTa11, one DNA window encodes the following:
- a CDS encoding amino acid permease, whose amino-acid sequence MSDHTIPAHAHASEATLHLEDEGYHKGLKPRQVQMIAIGGAIGTGLFMGAGGRLASAGPALIISYAVCGFFAFMILRALGELVMHRPSSGSFVSYAREFFGEKAAFVTGWLYWLNWAMTAIVDITAVALYMNFFKKYVPAIADVQQWIWALLALVLVLGLNLVSVKVFGELEFWFALIKVVALVSFLIIGIYFVIFGTPVEGQEVGFTLIADNGGMFPNGLLPAIVVMQGVLFAYASIELIGTAAGETENPEKIMPKAINTVVLRIAVFYVGSLILLSLLLPFTAYKAGESPFVTFFGSIGVEGIDAIMNLVVLTAALSSLNAGLYSTGRIMRSMSLAGSAPKFAGRMNKAGVPYGGIALTAVVAVLGVVLNAIVPAEAFEIVLNVASLGIISTWAMIVLCQMQLAKLAKRGEVLRPAFRMPGAPVTGWLTLAFLAAVLVMMAFDSPAGTWTVASLVVIIPALMLGWYLCRDRVLEIAKVRDGHTGPYPLVANRPAPGTRKDGK is encoded by the coding sequence ATCTCCGACCACACCATTCCAGCGCACGCCCACGCCTCCGAAGCAACCCTGCATCTGGAGGACGAGGGCTACCACAAGGGCCTTAAGCCCCGCCAGGTCCAGATGATCGCGATCGGCGGCGCCATCGGCACCGGCCTGTTCATGGGTGCCGGCGGCCGCCTTGCCTCCGCAGGCCCCGCCCTGATCATCAGCTACGCAGTCTGTGGCTTCTTCGCCTTTATGATCCTCCGGGCCCTGGGCGAACTGGTCATGCACCGGCCGTCCTCCGGTTCCTTCGTGTCATATGCCCGCGAATTCTTCGGTGAGAAGGCAGCGTTCGTCACCGGCTGGCTCTACTGGCTTAACTGGGCGATGACGGCGATTGTGGACATCACCGCCGTCGCGCTTTACATGAACTTTTTCAAGAAGTACGTACCGGCCATCGCAGATGTGCAGCAGTGGATTTGGGCGCTGCTGGCCCTCGTTCTGGTCCTCGGCCTGAACCTGGTTTCCGTCAAGGTGTTCGGCGAGCTTGAGTTCTGGTTCGCCCTCATCAAGGTGGTTGCCCTGGTGAGCTTCCTGATCATTGGCATCTACTTCGTCATCTTTGGCACTCCGGTGGAGGGCCAGGAAGTTGGCTTCACGCTGATCGCCGACAACGGCGGCATGTTCCCGAATGGCCTGCTGCCGGCCATTGTGGTGATGCAGGGTGTGCTGTTCGCCTACGCCTCCATCGAGCTGATCGGTACCGCCGCCGGTGAAACCGAGAACCCGGAAAAGATCATGCCGAAGGCCATCAACACTGTGGTCCTGCGTATCGCTGTGTTCTACGTCGGTTCCCTGATCCTGCTTTCGCTGCTGCTCCCGTTCACGGCCTACAAGGCCGGCGAAAGCCCGTTTGTCACCTTCTTCGGCTCCATCGGCGTGGAGGGCATTGACGCGATCATGAACCTCGTGGTGCTCACGGCGGCGCTGTCTTCGCTGAACGCCGGGCTGTACTCCACGGGACGCATCATGCGCTCCATGTCGCTGGCCGGCTCGGCCCCGAAGTTCGCCGGACGCATGAACAAGGCCGGTGTCCCCTACGGCGGCATCGCGCTGACCGCAGTGGTGGCTGTCCTTGGTGTGGTCCTGAATGCGATCGTTCCGGCGGAAGCGTTCGAGATTGTCCTGAACGTCGCCTCGCTGGGCATCATCAGCACCTGGGCCATGATCGTCCTGTGCCAGATGCAGCTGGCCAAGCTCGCCAAGCGTGGAGAGGTACTGCGTCCGGCCTTCCGGATGCCCGGCGCCCCGGTGACCGGCTGGCTTACGCTCGCATTCCTTGCCGCGGTGCTGGTCATGATGGCCTTCGACTCCCCGGCCGGAACCTGGACTGTCGCTTCACTGGTGGTCATCATTCCGGCCCTGATGCTCGGCTGGTACCTCTGCCGCGACCGCGTCCTGGAAATCGCCAAGGTCCGCGACGGCC